The proteins below come from a single Gossypium raimondii isolate GPD5lz chromosome 2, ASM2569854v1, whole genome shotgun sequence genomic window:
- the LOC105789216 gene encoding zinc finger A20 and AN1 domain-containing stress-associated protein 1 gives MGSEQNEGTSFPPSEPKLCANGCGFFGTAANMNLCSKCYRDLRVGEEQAAKAKAVMEKSLSIKTKHEPVVVETFKPHVGSSSTSIEQQQPAVVAVNQQPEPKAANRCFICRKKVGLTGFKCRCENTFCGEHRYPEKHECSFDFKGIGRDAIAKANPVVKADKVERF, from the coding sequence atgggttCTGAACAGAATGAAGGAACAAGCTTTCCACCATCGGAGCCAAAGCTTTGTGCCAACGGTTGTGGGTTTTTCGGGACGGCAGCGAATATGAATTTATGTTCAAAGTGTTACCGGGACCTCCGTGTTGGGGAGGAGCAAGCGGCGAAGGCGAAAGCTGTTATGGAGAAATCTCTCAGTATCAAAACGAAGCATGAACCTGTTGTTGTGGAGACTTTTAAGCCTCATGTGGGTTCTTCGTCTACATCGATTGAGCAACAACAACCGGCTGTTGTTGCCGTTAATCAACAACCGGAACCAAAGGCGGCGAACAGGTGTTTTATTTGTAGGAAAAAGGTTGGGTTAACTGGGTTTAAGTGCAGGTGCGAGAATACATTCTGTGGGGAGCATCGGTACCCAGAAAAACACGAGTGTTCATTTGATTTCAAGGGTATTGGACGTGATGCCATTGCTAAGGCAAATCCCGTTGTTAAAGCTGATAAGGTGGAGAGGTTCTGA
- the LOC105789215 gene encoding AT-hook motif nuclear-localized protein 26 has protein sequence MDPVTSHGLSLPPPFNFRDFNLHHHHQQHQHQHQQQQEHQHQFHHQNSEDEQSGSSSGLKKRDRDDNNNNSSSGGNNEEKDLSLQGTGEGEINRRPRGRPAGSKNKPKPPIIVTRDSANALRTHVMEIGDGCDIVESVATFARRRQRGVCIMSGTGTVTNVTLRQPASAGAVVTLHGRFEILSLAGSFLPPPAPPAATGLTIYLAGGQGQVVGGSVVGTLTCSGPVVIMAASFSNAAYERLPLEEEEPQLPMQGGAIGSPTAGGGQLQQQEQQALAESNVPLFHGLAPNLLNPIQLPNEAFWPSGRPPF, from the coding sequence ATGGATCCAGTTACATCACATGGTCTTTCACTTCCACCTCCATTTAATTTTAGAGATTTCAATCTTCACCATCACCACCAGCAGCATCAGCATcagcatcaacaacaacaagaaCATCAACATCAATTTCATCACCAAAATTCCGAAGACGAACAAAGTGGAAGCAGCAGTGGTTTAAAGAAACGGGATCGAGAcgataacaacaacaacagtaGCAGCGGTGGAAATAACGAAGAGAAAGACCTTAGTTTACAAGGCACTGGTGAAGGAGAGATCAATAGAAGACCAAGAGGCAGACCTGCTGGTTCCAAGAACAAGCCTAAACCACCAATCATCGTAACCCGAGACAGTGCCAATGCTCTCCGTACTCATGTTATGGAAATAGGTGATGGTTGTGACATTGTTGAAAGCGTTGCAACATTTGCAAGAAGACGCCAAAGAGGGGTTTGTATAATGAGTGGAACCGGGACTGTAACAAATGTAACCCTTAGACAACCAGCTTCAGCAGGTGCAGTTGTGACTTTACATGGTCGATTCGAGATATTATCATTAGCAGGATCATTCTTGCCACCACCAGCACCGCCTGCAGCTACGGGATTAACCATATATTTGGCTGGTGGACAAGGGCAAGTTGTAGGTGGCAGTGTTGTAGGTACACTTACATGTTCAGGCCCCGTTGTAATCATGGCAGCTTCTTTTAGTAACGCCGCTTATGAGCGGCTCCCATTAGAAGAAGAAGAGCCACAGCTTCCAATGCAAGGGGGTGCAATTGGATCACCAACTGCAGGTGGAGGGCAACTACAGCAACAAGAACAACAAGCATTAGCTGAGTCAAATGTGCCTCTTTTTCATGGATTAGCACCTAATCTTCTCAACCCTATTCAATTACCAAATGAAGCATTTTGGCCTTCTGGTCGTCCTCCATTTTAG